A genomic region of Cydia amplana chromosome 5, ilCydAmpl1.1, whole genome shotgun sequence contains the following coding sequences:
- the LOC134648038 gene encoding alanine--tRNA ligase, cytoplasmic, with amino-acid sequence MDTSMTGSQIREKYLQFFKERGHRYVHSSSTIPLDDPTLLFTNSGMCQYKPIFLGSVDPNSDMATYVRAVNTQKCIRAGGKHNDLDDVGKDVYHHTFFEMMGNWSFGDYFKKEVCAWAWELLTKEYKLSGDRLYVTYFGGDAASGLAADLECKNIWLQLGIPESHILPGSMKDNFWEMGETGPCGPCSELHYDRIGGRDAAHLVNMDDPDVLEIWNLVFIQFNRETDGSLKPLPKKHIDCGLGLERLVSVIQNKRANYDTDLFMPLFKAIEVGTGSRPYSGKVGDEDVDGIDMAYRVLADHARTLTIALSDGGCPDNTGRGYVLRRILRRAVRYATEKLNAKPGFFATLVHTVIEILGDVFPEIKKDPESVKQIINEEEVQFLKTLTRGRNLLNRTIEKLGDSKTIPGDVAWRLYDTYGFPIDLTQLMCEEKGLNIDMDAYEKAKKESLLASQGKTAGQEDLIGLDIHAISHLQESGVPVTDDSPKYNYVASSPGKDAQYTFAPCSAKILALRRNKQFVEEVSSGQECGIILDKTNFYAEQGGQIFDEGYMLKVDDDSNEFTVKNVQVKGGYVLHIGKVEGVLKVGDSLSLHIDTERRRLVMNNHTGTHVLNNVLRKVLGNDSDQRGSLVMPDRLRFDFTNKGPMTTKQIKDAEDQIKAIIEDNKTVYAKHTKLNDAKKIKGLRAMFDEHYPDPVRVVSVGIPVEELEKNPDGPNGYETSVEFCGGSHLHQTGHIGEYVIVSEEGIAKGIRRIVALTGPEAIKAVSKLGALENDVNNLANVIKEEGNGFNQKDISKLIVDLTNDISQAQISYWKKDELRNTLKNLKKQLDDKERAAKAIIITQVTEKAKEMCLDEKTTEVIVAELQAQGNTKALDGALKQVKQLRPTTSAIFFSVDEDANKIYCLAAVPKTANAKGLLASEWVQSVVEVIGGKGGGKAESAQASGNNPQALENAMKIAKDFATSKLF; translated from the coding sequence ATGGACACTTCAATGACAGGAAGCCAAATTCGTGAGAAATACCTGCAGTTCTTTAAAGAAAGAGGTCATCGATATGTCCACTCTTCATCTACCATACCACTTGATGACCCAACCTTGCTGTTTACTAATTCTGGAATGTGTCAGTATAAGCCAATCTTCTTAGGATCCGTTGATCCTAATTCTGATATGGCTACTTATGTCCGAGCTGTTAACACACAAAAGTGTATCAGAGCAGGAGGAAAACATAATGACTTGGATGATGTAGGGAAAGATGTTTATCATCATACTTTTTTTGAAATGATGGGCAATTGGTCATTTGgtgattattttaaaaaagaagTTTGTGCCTGGGCCTGGGAACTTTTGACTAAGGAATACAAATTGTCTGGGGACAGACTTTATGTAACTTATTTTGGAGGAGATGCAGCATCTGGACTGGCAGCAGATTTGGAATGTAAGAATATTTGGTTGCAGCTGGGAATTCCTGAATCCCACATATTGCCAGGAAGTATGAAAGATAACTTTTGGGAAATGGGAGAGACTGGTCCATGTGGTCCTTGTTCAGAACTGCACTATGATCGAATTGGGGGACGTGATGCAGCTCATCTTGTCAATATGGATGATCCAGATGTTTtggaaatttggaatctagtcTTTATTCAATTCAATCGAGAAACAGACGGGTCACTGAAACCCCTACCAAAAAAACATATTGATTGTGGGCTGGGTCTGGAGCGATTGGTTTCAGTGATTCAAAATAAAAGAGCTAATTATGACACTGATCTTTTCATGCCCTTATTCAAAGCAATTGAAGTTGGCACTGGCTCTAGACCTTATTCTGGGAAAGTTGGGGATGAAGATGTAGATGGCATTGACATGGCTTACCGTGTCTTAGCAGATCATGCAAGAACTCTTACAATTGCTTTGTCTGATGGTGGTTGCCCCGACAACACTGGCAGAGGCTACGTGTTGCGTAGAATTTTAAGGAGAGCCGTACGTTATGCAACTGAAAAGCTCAATGCTAAACCTGGATTTTTTGCTACACTGGTGCACACAGTTATAGAAATTCTTGGAGATGTTTTCCCTGAGATAAAAAAAGACCCTGAATCGGTTAAACAAATTATCAATGAAGAAGAAGTTCAATTTCTGAAAACATTGACCAGAGGAAGAAATTTGTTGAACAGAACTATAGAAAAACTGGGTGACTCAAAAACAATTCCTGGTGATGTTGCCTGGCGCCTTTATGACACGTATGGCTTTCCAATTGATCTCACGCAGCTGATGTGTGAAGAAAAAGGTCTTAACATTGACATGGATGCTTATGAAAAAGCTAAGAAGGAATCGCTTCTTGCATCCCAAGGTAAAACTGCTGGACAAGAGGACCTAATAGGTTTGGACATTCATGCCATTAGTCACCTCCAAGAAAGTGGGGTGCCAGTAACTGATGACTCGCCCAAGTACAATTATGTAGCTTCTTCTCCTGGCAAAGATGCTCAATACACATTTGCACCATGCTCTGCTAAAATTTTAGCTTTAAGAAGAAATAAACAATTTGTAGAAGAAGTGTCGTCTGGACAAGAGTGTGGTATAATATTAGACAAAACTAATTTTTATGCTGAACAAGGAGGTCAAATATTTGATGAAGGATATATGCTAAAAGTTGATGATGATAGTAATGAATTTACTGTTAAAAATGTTCAAGTGAAGGGTGGTTATGTTTTACACATTGGTAAAGTAGAGGGAGTACTCAAAGTAGGTGATTCCCTGTCCCTACACATTGACACAGAGAGAAGACGCCTAGTAATGAATAATCACACTGGCACAcatgtacttaacaatgtgtTAAGAAAAGTACTTGGAAATGATTCTGACCAAAGAGGTTCTCTTGTAATGCCTGATCGTTTAAGATTCGATTTTACTAACAAGGGCCCTATGACCACTAAACAAATTAAGGATGCTGAAGATCAAATTAAAGCAATTATAGAAGATAATAAAACAGTTTATGCCaaacatacaaaattaaacGACGCGAAAAAAATCAAGGGCTTAAGAGCTATGTTTGATGAGCATTATCCTGACCCTGTACGTGTTGTGTCAGTTGGCATACCAGTTGAAGAATTAGAGAAAAACCCAGATGGACCTAATGGCTATGAAACTTCTGTAGAGTTTTGTGGCGGTTCCCATCTTCACCAAACTGGCCATATTGGAGAATACGTCATAGTCAGTGAGGAAGGAATTGCAAAAGGTATTCGAAGAATTGTTGCTTTGACTGGTCCTGAAGCCATTAAAGCAGTGAGTAAATTAGGTGCCTTAGAAAATGATGTCAACAATCTTGCTAATGTAATTAAAGAAGAAGGCAATGGGTTTAACCAAAAAGATATATCCAAGCTAATTGTAGACCTTACAAATGATATATCGCAAGCTCAAATATCTTATTGGAAGAAGGATGAACTGAGGAATACCctcaaaaacttgaaaaaacAACTGGATGATAAAGAGAGAGCTGCAAAAGCCATTATTATCACTCAAGTGACAGAGAAAGCTAAAGAGATGTGCCTTGATGAAAAGACTACGGAAGTAATTGTCGCGGAGCTCCAGGCTCAGGGAAACACGAAAGCTCTTGATGGTGCACTGAAGCAAGTGAAGCAACTGCGTCCGACTACGTCGGCAATATTCTTTTCGGTCGATGAAGATGCCAATAAGATATATTGCCTTGCTGCTGTACCTAAAACTGCAAACGCAAAGGGATTGCTTGCGTCAGAATGGGTTCAATCAGTAGTTGAAGTTATTGGAGGTAAAGGCGGCGGTAAAGCCGAATCCGCCCAGGCTTCTGGAAACAACCCACAAGCCCTTgaaaatgcaatgaaaattgCCAAGGACTTCGCTACTTCGAAATTGTTCTAG